The stretch of DNA TTCTCCCAGAAGAATATACCAGATGGGTCCGGCTTTTGCCCATATCAGTGGTTATGTGGGCAAGCCGAGTAGAGAAGACCTTGTGAGTCGCGAAATCAAATCTTACCAACTTGTCGGAAAAGGTGGGATTGAGGTACAGTACGATTCTATTTTACGAGGTAGCGATGGTTTTAGGATTCAGAAAAGAAATTCAGAAGGAAATATAGAAGAAGAAAGGGTAATAGAGCACGCTAAATCAGGAAGCAATTTAATTTTAACCATAGATAAAAATATTCAGATAGCGGCGTACAGGGCACTAAAAAATATACGCGGAACAGTGATTGCAATGAAACCGGCAACAGGTGAAATTCTTGCAATTGCTTCCAATCCGAGTTTTGATCCGAATATTCTTTCGGGAAAAAATAAGCAAGAAAGACTCTTACATTTTAATAGAGTGAAAAAAAATAGAGGATTTTTAAATCTTGCGATTCAGTCTAAATTTCCTCCTGCATCTACTTTTAAGACGTTAGTTGCTCTTGCTGCATTGGAAAGTGAGCATAAAATGGATTTTCATCCTTCTGTTTCTTATACTTGTAGTGGCAAATGGGTATTGAAAAGCTCATTCGCAGGATTTCCTGATCAGGAATTTTTATGTTGGGATAAAAAAGGGCATGGAACAAATGATCTAATCCATGCTATCGAAAAATCTTGCTCTGTGTATTTTTATAATCTTGGTTATCAGCTCGGATCGGAGTCTATATTGTCTTATGCGAGACTTTTCGGTTTAGATAAAAAAAGCAATATTGATCTTCCGGGAGAAATCGTAGGGTTTGTCCCATCTAATGAATGGAAGAAGAGAACTTACGGTACTAAATGGTTTGATGGGGATACCGTAAATTTATCCATAGGGCAAGGGTTTATTTCTACTACACCTATGGGTATGGCACTTTTTTATGCAGGGATTATCAATGGTGGAAAAATCTATGAACCCTATATTGTAAGCGAGATACGAAACCCGATTGACAATTCAGTGATTCAAAGAAATATTCCAAAAGTTTTGAGAGATATTCCTTTAAAAAGGTCTTCTATAGATGCGATTAAATTAGGGCTACGAGCAGTCGGAAAAACTGGTACAGCGTCTAAGATATTAAATCTTCCGTTTCTTCCTGAGATTGCAGGTAAGACTGGAACAGCTCAAACGAAGAGAAGGGGAACATCCGGGTCAAACCATGCTTGGTTTATAGGTTATGCCCCTTTCAACGCTATGCCAGAAGAACAAGTACTCGTTGCAGTGTTTTTAGAATACGGTATAGGTGGTGCTGCTGGAGCGGGTCCTGTTGCAAGGGAAGTTTTTAAAGCTGCATTTCCACCCGGAACATTCAAAA from Leptospiraceae bacterium encodes:
- the mrdA gene encoding penicillin-binding protein 2, giving the protein MRQSSSVSEYRLEKSFKQRLYFFTGIIVFTLVVFIIQLINLQLLQGAENSLKAERFIRKSESLPASRGQIFDRNFLTPEISSPLISNTASLDAVVNSALLKNNPEKIKEYIKIFYKVLSIPLEYYSEEISEPKFTKKVRSKQPIVLLEGISKKQHERISVFDNVAKYILFVPSPRRIYQMGPAFAHISGYVGKPSREDLVSREIKSYQLVGKGGIEVQYDSILRGSDGFRIQKRNSEGNIEEERVIEHAKSGSNLILTIDKNIQIAAYRALKNIRGTVIAMKPATGEILAIASNPSFDPNILSGKNKQERLLHFNRVKKNRGFLNLAIQSKFPPASTFKTLVALAALESEHKMDFHPSVSYTCSGKWVLKSSFAGFPDQEFLCWDKKGHGTNDLIHAIEKSCSVYFYNLGYQLGSESILSYARLFGLDKKSNIDLPGEIVGFVPSNEWKKRTYGTKWFDGDTVNLSIGQGFISTTPMGMALFYAGIINGGKIYEPYIVSEIRNPIDNSVIQRNIPKVLRDIPLKRSSIDAIKLGLRAVGKTGTASKILNLPFLPEIAGKTGTAQTKRRGTSGSNHAWFIGYAPFNAMPEEQVLVAVFLEYGIGGAAGAGPVAREVFKAAFPPGTFKRVEAPANYRMDEESPQEASDNGE